One window of the Nicotiana tabacum cultivar K326 chromosome 4, ASM71507v2, whole genome shotgun sequence genome contains the following:
- the LOC142180196 gene encoding uncharacterized protein LOC142180196, whose translation MSNLSKLEFVALDITGKNYLSWVLDAEIHLDAKGLGNTIIQENEASNQDKAKAMIFLRHHLHEGLKTEYLTVKDPLELWINLKDQYDHLKLTVLPKARYEWIHLRLQDFKTVSEYNSAIFKVSSLLKLCGDTITDEDLLEKIFSTFHASNVVLQQQYREKGFKKYSELITCLLVAEQNNTLLMKNHEARPTGSAPFPEVNAVAAYDKSERKQNNYRGRGHSRRRGRGRGRNNYRHYGGSKQENNKGSQINPSKGKISMCHRCGMKGHWARICRTPDYFVKLYQASLRKKENNVEAHLTFQNNDDEAGPSNKYDSEAHLAYKDDDFGGLANITHLEAGDFFEDID comes from the coding sequence ATGTCAAACTTGTCAAagcttgaatttgtggcactagACATTACCGGGAAGAATTATTTATCATGggtccttgatgctgaaattcaccttgacgctaaaggtcttggaaatactattatacaagaaaatgaagcatcaaatcaggataaagcgaaggccatgattttccttcgtcatcatctacatgaagggttaaaaactgaatatttaactgtaaaagatccacttgagttatggattaatttgaaggatcaatatgaccacctaaaacttacggtattaccgaaagctcggtatgaatggatacatttaaggttgcaagactttaaaaccgtaagtgagtataattcggctatctttaaagtaagttctctattaaaattatgtggagacactatcacagatgaggacttattagaaaaaatattttctacttttcacgcttcaaatgtggtgctacaacagcAATACCGTGAAAagggttttaagaaatattctgagttaatcacatgcctacttgtggcagagcagaataatactctattaatgaaaaatcatgaagcccgtcccacTGGGTCAGCACCATTCCCGGAAGTGAATGCTGTAGCAGCAtatgataagtctgaaagaaaacaaaataattaccgtggtcgtggacataGTCGTAgacgtggacgtggcaggggacgaaataattatcgtcattatggtggaagtaaacaggagaacaataagggttctcaaattaatccttcaaaaggtaaaattagtatgtgtcaccgatgtggtatgaaaggtcattgggcacgcatttgtcgtacgccagattattttgtcaaactttatcaagcctcccttagaaagaaagaaaataatgtggaggcacacttgacctttcaaaataatgatgatgaagcaggtccctcaaacaaatatgattctgaggcacatcttgcatataaagatgatgattttggaggcctagcaaatattactcatttagaagctggagacttctttgaggatattgactga